DNA from Lineus longissimus chromosome 7, tnLinLong1.2, whole genome shotgun sequence:
GCTGTCCGTTAGACAGCGAACTCATCTGTTCCTTGGTTAACTCAGCTGCCCGGCATATATCTATCGCCTTGGTGAGGGTGAGTTCCTTCTCCCTAAGCAGACGTTCCCTCGTGCGATCCATTCGTATGCCAAATACAATGCGATCCTTTATTAAGGAGTCTCTTAGAGTGTCAAATTCACAGTCCTTggcttttatttttatatccGTGAGGAAACAGTCAAAGGACTCGCCTTCCTGCTGTATCCTTGAATTGAATCTATGGCGTTCAAATGTTACATTCTTCTGAGGCGTGCAATATTCCTCGAATTTTTGAATAAGCGGGGCGTATTCGACATCATCAGGtaatccaaatgaattgaaaacttcCAGTCCTTCATCTCCGATTGAGTGGAGAAGAAGAGCGACCTTGATAGGTTCCTCCGTTATCCGTGATGCCGTTAGAAATATCGTAAATTTCTGCTTCCATCGCCTCCAATTCGCCGAAATATTCCCCGTTAGAGCAAGAGGTGCCGGCGGCTTGAGATTCGGACGTTCTGCCATGACTATTTGTGGGCCCGTGTTTTCCTCCTCTGTCTCGTCATCGGATGACATAGTCCATTAATACTGATAGTCCACCCTAAGAACGTTATGATCGTCGAAGAGTGACCATTTCTGACACCatgttctgtttcttgctcaggcatagatgcaacacgcacaacggtcgacaggtataagccagtttattaaagtaactaagatatataaagatacaggtcacgtgatgattagtAAGCTATATAAGGTATATGGTTAGTATGGTTAGTATACCGAGTAATAGGTAATATCATAACACTTCTCCACATGCAGGGCTGAACATGGCTTTATGCTAGCCGCCCTTcaaaatatccccccccccctttccgAGCAGACCGGCTCAGATGCGATTAGACGCAGACGTTTTTCTCCTCTTGCTATGAGTCGAGCGTTGGTACGTTTTTTTTATCTCCTCttttcttcaggagttgagggtaccctttttattcctctgtctgtggagaggccagtgacttgctcaagtctctgactgatacaaattcttttttttctgcatacccctcgtgctgctggtggatcactggggccttgcggtcactgcagaccatttcaaaatcgctagacctcccgatatgcgtgttgagctcgcgtaattttctttggaccagtttttttgcttctggcgaGCTCACCAGGTTGGACTGGTAAACGGGCCCAGAATCTCCTGTATCGGGTAACTTCAATTGcgggaatctttctgttttTGCTGGGGCAAAACTTGTATACACCTGGAATCGAGGTGTGGTttgattcttcttggaatagttttattccaagaggtttttttaaaaatatttttccatgccggtctcctgaggattaaccccttgccattctgccttgatttgcaacagttgctaactgttgccctGACGACGTATATCTGAAGTGATTGTATTGCCACGGATGAGTGGTCGGTCTCCCTGATGTTTTATGAGGGACCATTTATGTGCGATTGTGTtgactattgtgatgtacctgtatatattGATGTTGTAACCGGGAGTGGGTGGGGTGATTATTGAGGATAAATGCCGTATATTTTAACTGTTGGCCTGGACTTTATTTAATTGGATTACCCGCCTgatgtcagtgtatatcagggggcgtcattttgggatgagataatttatgacaaggaggatcagtaagtttggccagaggctctgacctggaggtcaccactggtacttttagccccgaggttgtgacatttttggtgacagcGGTGGGATCCAGATATACTTTCTGGGTCCAGTGATGCGAACCTCCCCTTGATGCCAGTGATACCACGATGCCCAGGAAATCAGTGGGATTGAGAGCCAAACGGAAGAATTTCACCCCGATCCGATTGCTACCGCGAGAGATtcaatctgaatctgatgaataCTTCACTGAGGCTGAAACAGAGATACCAGACGAATACATTGACGAGGTATACCAACGCATAATGTTGGCGGAAGATAGTCGTGCAGGTAGGCCTGATCAGGGAGCCAGTAATCTCCCTATCTCGAGTTCTAGTGCTCCCCCAGCACAGGGAGCTGGGCCCTCTATGATGCCGTCCCGGGTGACGACTCCTACTACCACGAGTGTAGTAATGATGACGAGTGGTACAAGTGTGGTGATGAGCACCACTCGAACCATGGCTGGGGCTGTGGCCGGATCAACAATGATGTCCGTGGCTGGGCCTGCCTTACTGAATCCCGTATCAATGCCGATGCCAGCCTTGAACACATCCAGGGGCGAGCGTATGCCACCTTGGACTGCAGGACAAATCCCACAGCCCAGTAGTTATGCCACTCATGGCCAATCCCAGATGGTGGGGACGAGTTatggccaaatgtttgggatgggtAATCCCGTAATGTCGTTAGGCCCGCAGCAGTACCCTTTGATGAGTACTAGTAATGGCTATGGCTATGCCTCATGGACCCCGCAGCCGCCCGTACAGCCAACCGTGCTGGTGAGTCATTCAGCCAGCCCAAGCCAGGGCCATGTGTCCTCGCCTCAGGCACCAATTGGGGATGGCGCTAGTATGAATAAAGAGCCACAGCAAACTCCCCATGTCCCCAGGTCCAGTAAGGCTGTGCGACGGCCTAGAAAGGCTAGTCTTTCCAGTTCAAGCTCTGAGCGGCCTAGGAAAAACTCATTAGATCGCTGGTGTGACAGCGACACTGAGGATGAAGCCCCAAGGCCCCGTCATCAGTTGTCAAGGGGTCCTAAGCTACCGCCATTCAGAGACACCACCAAGGAATCTTGGGAGGCATACTATAACCGATTTTCAGATGTGGCCAGCCGATGTGGCTGGACCGTTGAGGAGAAGCTGGACCACCTCCTCTCTAAGCTCCAGGGCGCTGCGGCTGAATTTGTTTACGGCCAGCTGGACAAATCAGTCAGGGGTGAGTATAGGGCTTTGATTAGAGAGCTAAATCACCGCTTTAGGCGGATTGAAACAGCAAAATCATATGGAGCCAAATTTTCGTGTCGCTCCCAAAAAGCAGGAGAGTCCGCCTCCGAGTTTGCTGCTGAGCTAAAACGGTTGTATTGCAAGGCCTATGGGTCAAGGGATGCCGAAACCAGGAGTGAGGATCTCCTCCGGAGGTTTCTGGATGGcctccatgatgatgatgtccgtTTTCATGTTGAATACATTAAAGACCCAAAGAATATCGACCAAGCTGTTTATGAGGTAGTCCGATTCAAGGACACACAGCGGGTTCAGCGTAAGAAGCCAGTGAAAATTACCCGGGAGACTGACATTGAGACTGAAGAATCTGATGAGGAGAATGTGCGAATGGCTAAAACCCATGGGGCCAAACCTCAGACTCAGTCTCACAAGAGACCGACCAGTAATGGGACGGGTAATCAGCAGCCTAGCCAGGATGCATCACCCGCTGCTCCCCCTAGTGAGGAGATGACAAAGATTGTTAGCATGATGACAGATGTGATGTCACGGCTGAGCAATCTTGAAAAGAAGGGCTCATCCCAAGGCCGTTAGGGTGGCgggcaagatggccgccagccaggTCGTCCCCGGCAACCAAAGGAGAATATCCTCTGCTTCCGTTGCCGACAATATGGGCATTACTCGCGAGAATGCACCAACCCGCCAGTTGTGATGCAATCTGCACCACCAGTGGCTGCCCAGGCAGCACGGACCGCCATTAGTCCTAATGCGCCCACATTTACCCCACGGAATGATTAAGCCCTACAGCAGGCGTCAAACTGCAACGGGCTACCCCAGTAGGCCAAGGGGCAGCCCGCATTGATGTAAATGTCGGCCAAGAAACAGAAGCATTGTCAGACTCAGAGTTAGCACTTGAGGTTGAGGAAGGTGATGGAAATGAGAGCGATATTGGGGATGGGGAGGAGGCCGACCTGGAGGCGATCAGGCGGCAAAAGCCTTCATATGCAGGAATATACATAGAAggccacatccaggggttggATGTACCGTCACTGTCGACACGGGGTCGACCAAGACTATAATGTCCCATGCCACCTATATGAAAATTCCAGAACCGGAGCGACCGGTATTAGTTCCACCCTCTAAGAGGGGCCTACTAACAAATGCTGATGGGGGGTCCATCACGTACTACGGGAAAGCGCTGTTTTGGATGGACTTAGGGCCATTAAAACTCGAGAAGCCATTGTTAGTCGCTGACATTGAAGATGAAGTGCTGTTAGGGGCAGACATTTTACAGCGGGACCCTTATGGCCCAGCGGACATATTGCTGTCCCAAAACCGGATTATGTTGAAGGGCCAACTAATCCCCTTGAAGCAAATTAGATTACCAATTACAGCACGACGGGTGCGTGCTGcagatcatttcattattcctGCTATGTCAGAGGTTATCATCCAAGGCCTTGTGGACAGAGCAAACAAAACCAGGAAAAAGGATGCCTGTTTATTGATTGAGGCTAACCCCGTGATGGTTCAGCATTGCAATATTGCCGTTGCTCCAACACTTGTTGATGCCACCAAGGATTGCACTGTCCCAGTAAGAGTAATGAACCCCTTCGAAGCCCCAGTCTCCATCAAGCAGGACATGGTGATAGGAGTGGCCAGGACAGTTGGGAAGCCAAAAGCGTCTGTGCTTAGGCATGAGTCTGGTCGccatgacaacaatgatacTGTAAGACGGATTCAGATGTGCCCTAAACCCAGAGTCACTGATAGAATCCGAGCTGTAGGAAAGGGCTCTCCTATTACTCCGGCCCAAGACATGACATTACCTAAGTACCTACAGCCAATGCTAGATGGCGCCAAGGAGGCTCTAAAATCACCCCAGGAAGAGACCACACTAAAAGAACTCATACTGGAGTTCTCTGATATCTTTTCCAAGGATGATGCCGATATAGGAAGGACTCACCTGGTTGAGCATGAAATAGATACTGGGGATGCTAAACCTTTCAAGCAGGCTCCCAGAAAAGTTCCTATGGCCTTTGCCGGAGAGGAGTTGAAGTCGCTGAAAAAGATGCTGAACCAAGGCATTGTGAGGTAGTCGACCTCCCCATGGGCCTCTGGGGTCGTCTTAGTTCGAAAACGTGATGGTGGCGTCCGCCATTGTGTTGACTATCGGATGCTCAACAAATTGACAACTAACATTCCAGCGACACCCCTCCCCAGATGTGACACCCTGATTGATAAACTGTCTGGGTCAGTGTACTTTAGTGCCCTTGACGTCACGTCGGCCTACCACAATGTCCCAATTAGGGAGCAAGATATCCCAAAAACTGCTTTTGCCACAACTCATGGACTTTTTGAATACCTGACTATGCCGATGGGCCTAGCAGGCTCCCCGATGACCTTCCAGCGGCTAATTGAGCTGGCCATGAAAGGGTTAGTGCCAGAGGGGGTATGCGCCCTCTATCTTGACGACATCATCACTTTCTCAGTGGATTTTGAATCACATATCGTGAAGCTACGAAAGGTTTTTACCCGTATCCGTGATGCCGGTTTTAAACTAAAGCCCTCAAAGTGCCACCTCCTGCAACTCGAGGTCAATTTCTTGGGTCACACGGTATCTAAAGATGGGGTCAAACCCAATGCGCAAAATGTGCAGAAATTGAAAGATTGGCCCGTTCCACGAAATGTCACTGATGTCCGAGGGATCATAGGCCTGGGTTCATATTATAGAAGGTTCATCAAGGACTTTTCATCCCTGATGCATCCCCTCATCCAACTGACCAAGAAGGGGGTCTCCTTTCACTGGAGTGGAGAATGTGAGGCGGCATTCAAAATACTGCTTGAAAAACTTACAGGCCCGGAAGTCATGGCTTACCCTAGGCCCGAGGACACCTTCATACTAGACACTGATGCCTGTGATGTGGGAATAGGGGCAGTACTGTCCCAGGTACAGGACGGGCGGGAGCGGGTGATTGCCTATGCCAGTGCAACCCTAAATAAGGCACAGATAAATTATTGTGTCACAGACAGGGAACTATTGGCCGTGAAACACTTTATTGAGTATTTCCGCCAGTATCTCCTGGGGAAGCCCTTCATCTGCCGCGTGGACCACATGGCATTAAAGTGGCTCTTTTCCCTCAAGGACCCCAAGGGCCGCGTTGCACGGTGGATCGAGATCTTGTCAGCTTACCAATTTACCCTGGAATGGAGACCAGGCAAAAAGCACCAAAATGCTGACAGCATGAGTCGCTGTCCCAACCCGATGGACTGCGCCTGCCCTACCAACGGCGAGGACATCCCCTGTGGGTTATGTGCCAAATGTGACAAGAAATCGGCTGACATGCAAAGTACCATGTATCCTGGCACTCAGCCAGTGCGGCGAATAACACGTGCCAGGAACAGGCCTAATGCTCAGGTCCAGCCTAGCTGGGCGCTGCCCTATGCCCCACCGGACCTAAGAGGTCATCAGGCCAAGGACCCAGACATAGGCCCAATTCTAAGTTGGTTCGAAACAGGCACACGGCCATTTGGGGCGGTTGTATGTGAAGCCAGCCAAGCCACCAGACATTATTGGAACTGTTGGGACAGCCTTACCCTCACTGACGGCATTCTGTTCAGAAAATTCAGCAGGAAAGACGGGACGGGTCACCACGAACAATTCCTTGTTCCCAGGGTCTTGAGGTCAGAAGTCCTACGAGAGATGCATGATTCTCCATTGGCTGGCCACCTGGGAAAGAAGAAATGCCGTGAGAAAACATTGCAGCGATTCTACTGGTATGGGGTGCGGATAGATGTTAACCTGTGGGTGTCCCGATGTGATCTCTGTGCACAGATCAAgaagcccccaaaacccccgAGAGCCCCGATGGGAAAGAT
Protein-coding regions in this window:
- the LOC135491580 gene encoding uncharacterized protein LOC135491580 codes for the protein MSHATYMKIPEPERPVLVPPSKRGLLTNADGGSITYYGKALFWMDLGPLKLEKPLLVADIEDEVLLGADILQRDPYGPADILLSQNRIMLKGQLIPLKQIRLPITARRVRAADHFIIPAMSEVIIQGLVDRANKTRKKDACLLIEANPVMVQHCNIAVAPTLVDATKDCTVPVRVMNPFEAPVSIKQDMVIGVARTVGKPKASVLRHESGRHDNNDTVRRIQMCPKPRVTDRIRAVGKGSPITPAQDMTLPKYLQPMLDGAKEALKSPQEETTLKELILEFSDIFSKDDADIGRTHLVEHEIDTGDAKPFKQAPRKVPMAFAGEELKSLKKMLNQGIVR